In one Cronobacter dublinensis subsp. dublinensis LMG 23823 genomic region, the following are encoded:
- a CDS encoding oxidoreductase: MNDIVRVGLIGYGYASKTFHAPLIAGTPGMELAAVSSSDAAKVHADWPGVPVVSDPKQLFNDPHLDLIVIPTPNDTHFPLAKAALEAGKHVVVDKPFTVTLSQARELETIAKSLGLVLSVFHNRRWDSDFLTLKQIIAEGQIGEIAYFESHFDRFRPQVRDRWREQAGPGSGIWYDLAPHLLDQAVQLFGLPVSIYVDLAELRPSAQATDYFHAVLAYPERRVVLHGTMLAAGESARYIVHGTRGSYVKFGLDPQEESLKSGVRPPQENWGYDMRDGVLTLASGDMLDEQTLLTVPGNYPAYYAGVRSAIRGEGENPVPASQAIVVMELIEAGIESAKRRAAVCLRG; this comes from the coding sequence ATGAACGATATCGTCCGGGTGGGATTAATCGGCTACGGCTACGCCAGCAAAACCTTTCATGCGCCGCTTATCGCCGGTACGCCAGGCATGGAACTTGCCGCAGTTTCCAGCAGCGACGCCGCTAAAGTGCATGCCGACTGGCCAGGTGTGCCGGTGGTCTCAGACCCCAAACAGCTGTTCAACGATCCGCATCTCGATCTCATTGTCATTCCCACGCCGAATGATACCCACTTCCCGCTGGCGAAAGCGGCCCTCGAAGCCGGTAAACATGTGGTGGTCGATAAGCCCTTTACCGTCACGCTGTCGCAGGCGCGTGAGCTGGAAACCATTGCGAAAAGCCTTGGTCTGGTGCTCTCGGTCTTTCACAACCGCCGCTGGGACAGCGATTTCCTGACGCTTAAGCAGATCATCGCCGAAGGGCAAATCGGCGAAATCGCCTATTTCGAATCTCATTTTGACCGCTTTCGTCCGCAGGTGCGCGACCGCTGGCGCGAACAGGCAGGGCCGGGCAGCGGCATCTGGTACGATCTGGCGCCGCACCTGTTAGACCAGGCGGTGCAGTTGTTCGGGCTGCCGGTGAGCATTTATGTGGATCTGGCCGAACTGCGCCCGAGCGCGCAGGCGACGGACTACTTCCACGCGGTGCTGGCCTACCCGGAGCGGCGTGTCGTGCTGCACGGCACTATGCTGGCGGCGGGTGAATCGGCGCGTTATATCGTTCACGGCACCCGCGGCAGCTATGTAAAATTCGGACTCGATCCGCAGGAAGAAAGCCTGAAATCCGGCGTGCGCCCGCCGCAGGAAAACTGGGGTTATGACATGCGCGACGGCGTACTGACGCTTGCGAGCGGCGATATGCTGGATGAACAGACGCTTCTCACGGTGCCCGGCAACTATCCGGCTTACTACGCGGGCGTGCGTAGCGCCATTCGCGGCGAAGGCGAGAACCCGGTGCCGGCGAGCCAGGCGATTGTGGTAATGGAGCTTATCGAGGCGGGTATTGAATCCGCGAAGCGCCGCGCCGCGGTCTGCCTGCGCGGCTAA
- a CDS encoding bile acid:sodium symporter family protein, with translation MSWLKRLKIDTFLLIMIGVVIVASLFPCEGRVKTAFEYLTTAAIALLFFMHGAKLSREAILAGMGHWRLHLVVFISTFLVFPLLGLAMQFIPHSVLPPSLYMGFLYLCALPATVQSAIAFTSVARGNVAAAVCSASASSILGIFLSPVLVGVMMQAQQGDTNTLDAIGKIVLQLMVPFVIGHLSRPLIGRWVDRHKKLIGMTDRSSILLVVYVAFSEAVVQGIWHQVTGMALLAVVVLSLVLLAIVLVINVWSARLLGFNKEDEITIVFCGSKKSLANGVPMANVLFPASQVGIMVLPLMIFHQIQLMVCAVMAQRYARRHEQKAGQKASAS, from the coding sequence ATGAGCTGGCTGAAGCGCCTGAAAATCGACACATTTTTACTGATTATGATAGGCGTCGTGATCGTCGCGTCGCTGTTTCCGTGCGAAGGGCGCGTTAAAACGGCATTCGAATATCTCACCACGGCCGCCATTGCGCTGCTGTTCTTTATGCACGGGGCGAAGCTCTCACGCGAGGCGATTCTGGCCGGGATGGGCCACTGGCGGTTGCATCTGGTGGTGTTTATCAGCACCTTTCTGGTGTTCCCGCTGCTGGGTCTGGCGATGCAGTTTATTCCGCACAGCGTGCTGCCGCCGTCGCTCTATATGGGCTTTCTCTATCTCTGTGCGCTGCCCGCGACGGTACAGTCGGCCATCGCCTTTACATCTGTGGCGCGCGGCAACGTGGCGGCGGCGGTGTGCAGCGCCTCGGCGTCCAGTATTCTGGGGATTTTTCTCTCGCCGGTGCTGGTCGGCGTGATGATGCAGGCTCAGCAGGGCGATACCAATACGCTCGATGCCATTGGCAAAATCGTGCTGCAACTGATGGTGCCGTTTGTGATTGGCCATCTCTCGCGCCCGCTGATTGGCCGCTGGGTCGACAGGCATAAAAAGCTTATCGGCATGACCGACCGCTCCTCAATATTGCTGGTGGTTTATGTCGCGTTCAGCGAGGCAGTGGTGCAGGGGATCTGGCATCAGGTGACCGGTATGGCGCTGCTCGCGGTGGTTGTGCTGTCGCTGGTGCTGCTGGCCATTGTGCTGGTGATCAACGTCTGGTCGGCGCGGCTGCTCGGCTTTAATAAAGAAGATGAGATTACCATCGTCTTTTGCGGCTCCAAGAAGAGCCTTGCGAACGGCGTGCCGATGGCCAACGTGCTGTTTCCGGCAAGCCAGGTGGGGATCATGGTGCTGCCGCTGATGATTTTCCATCAGATCCAGCTGATGGTCTGTGCGGTCATGGCGCAGCGTTACGCCCGACGCCATGAACAAAAAGCAGGCCAGAAGGCCTCAGCCTCCTGA
- the add gene encoding adenosine deaminase, with protein MIDTRLPLTDLHRHLDGNIRAQTILDLGRQFNLALPADTLETLRPHVQITKNEPDLVSFLAKLDWGVKVLGSLDACRRVAYENMEDAARNGLHYVELRFSPGYMAMTHQLPVAGVVDAVIDGVRQGSRDFGVEARLIGILSRTFGEEACVAELDSLLAHRDHITALDLAGDELGFPGSLFLNHFNRGRDAGWHITVHAGEAAGPESIWQAIRELGAERIGHGVKAVEDPALMDFLAEQGIGIESCLTSNIQTSTVASLAHHPLKTFLEHNILATLNTDDPGVQGVDIGHEYQVAAPAAGLSAAQIRTAQENGLKIAFLTEAEKQALIAKVSAA; from the coding sequence ATGATTGATACCCGCCTTCCCCTTACCGACCTTCACCGCCATCTCGACGGCAACATCCGCGCGCAGACCATCCTCGACCTCGGCCGCCAGTTTAATCTCGCCCTGCCCGCCGATACGCTGGAGACGCTGCGCCCGCACGTGCAGATCACCAAAAACGAACCGGATCTGGTGAGCTTCCTCGCTAAACTCGACTGGGGCGTAAAAGTGCTCGGCTCGTTAGACGCCTGCCGCCGCGTGGCGTATGAAAATATGGAAGACGCCGCGCGCAACGGCCTGCATTACGTGGAGCTGCGTTTCTCGCCAGGCTATATGGCGATGACGCACCAGCTGCCGGTGGCGGGCGTGGTGGACGCCGTTATCGACGGCGTGCGTCAGGGCAGCCGCGATTTCGGCGTTGAAGCCCGTCTGATCGGCATTCTGAGCCGCACCTTCGGCGAAGAAGCCTGCGTGGCGGAACTCGACAGCCTGCTGGCGCACCGCGACCACATCACCGCGCTGGATCTGGCAGGCGATGAGCTGGGCTTCCCCGGCAGCCTGTTCCTCAACCACTTTAACCGCGGACGCGACGCGGGCTGGCACATCACCGTTCACGCCGGTGAAGCCGCAGGCCCGGAGAGCATCTGGCAGGCAATTCGCGAGCTGGGCGCCGAGCGTATCGGCCACGGCGTGAAAGCGGTGGAAGATCCGGCGCTGATGGATTTTCTGGCCGAACAGGGCATTGGCATTGAGTCGTGCCTGACGTCCAATATTCAGACCAGCACGGTGGCGTCACTCGCGCATCACCCGCTGAAGACGTTCCTCGAGCATAACATTCTCGCCACCCTTAATACCGACGATCCGGGTGTTCAGGGCGTGGATATCGGCCATGAGTATCAGGTTGCGGCACCTGCGGCAGGCCTGAGCGCGGCGCAGATCCGCACCGCGCAGGAGAACGGCCTGAAAATCGCCTTCCTCACGGAGGCGGAAAAACAGGCGCTGATAGCGAAAGTCAGCGCGGCCTGA
- a CDS encoding MalY/PatB family protein → MFDFSQAVDRRGTWCTQWDYVADRFGVDDLLPFTISDMDFPTAPCVLEAVSTRLAHGVLGYSRWQTPDFTGAVAHWYATRFGSQIAPQTLVYGPSVIYMVSQLIRQWSAPGDEVLVHTPAYDAFPKAIEGNGRRVLSAPLALTDTGWQCDMSALEARLARPTCKIMLLCSPHNPTGKVWRRDELEAMAALCARHDVRVISDEIHMDMVWQGQHTPWCEVGLGRWALFSSASKSFNIPALTGAWGLIAHEEDRSAYLQALKGRDGLSSPAVLSLVAHIAAYREGAPWLDALRDYLSENLRFVAQRLNDAFAQLHWQLPEATYLAWLDLRPLGIDDDALQQALITREKVAIMPGYTYGEAGRGFIRLNVGCARSKLEQGVERLICAIRSL, encoded by the coding sequence ATGTTCGATTTTTCACAGGCCGTGGATCGCCGCGGCACCTGGTGTACCCAGTGGGATTACGTGGCCGACCGTTTCGGCGTGGACGATCTGCTGCCCTTTACTATCTCGGATATGGATTTCCCGACCGCGCCCTGCGTGCTTGAGGCGGTATCGACGCGGCTCGCCCACGGCGTGCTCGGCTACAGCCGCTGGCAAACCCCGGATTTCACCGGCGCGGTGGCGCACTGGTACGCCACGCGCTTTGGCAGCCAGATTGCGCCGCAGACGCTGGTCTACGGGCCGTCGGTTATCTATATGGTGTCGCAACTGATCCGTCAGTGGTCCGCGCCGGGCGACGAGGTGCTTGTCCACACGCCTGCCTATGACGCCTTCCCGAAGGCCATCGAAGGCAACGGGCGGCGGGTGCTGAGCGCCCCGCTCGCGCTGACCGACACGGGCTGGCAGTGCGATATGAGCGCGCTGGAAGCCCGGCTGGCGCGCCCGACGTGTAAAATCATGCTGTTGTGCAGCCCGCACAACCCGACCGGTAAAGTCTGGCGGCGCGACGAGCTGGAGGCGATGGCCGCGCTCTGCGCGCGCCACGACGTGCGGGTCATCAGCGATGAAATCCATATGGATATGGTCTGGCAGGGGCAGCACACGCCCTGGTGCGAGGTCGGGCTGGGACGCTGGGCGCTGTTCTCGTCGGCGTCCAAGAGCTTTAACATTCCGGCGCTGACCGGCGCGTGGGGGCTTATCGCGCACGAGGAAGACCGCAGCGCGTATCTGCAGGCGCTAAAAGGCCGCGACGGGCTGTCATCGCCTGCCGTGCTATCGCTGGTGGCGCATATCGCCGCCTACCGCGAGGGCGCGCCCTGGCTTGATGCGTTGCGGGACTACCTTTCGGAGAACCTGCGTTTCGTGGCGCAGCGGCTGAACGACGCGTTTGCGCAACTTCACTGGCAGCTGCCCGAGGCGACCTATCTCGCCTGGCTGGATCTGCGCCCTCTCGGTATTGACGACGACGCCTTACAGCAGGCGCTAATTACGCGCGAAAAGGTCGCCATTATGCCCGGCTACACCTATGGCGAGGCGGGGCGCGGCTTTATTCGACTGAACGTCGGATGCGCGCGCAGCAAACTTGAGCAGGGCGTCGAGCGGCTTATTTGCGCAATTCGCTCACTTTAG
- the malX gene encoding maltose/glucose-specific PTS transporter subunit IIBC, whose product MTANTVQKITLWGFMQQLGKTFMLPVALLSFCGILMGIGSSLSSHDVITLMPFLGNGVLQLIFIWMSKMGSFAFSFLPVMFCIAIPLGLARENKGVAAFAGFVGYAVMNLAVNFWLTAKGILPTQDAALLKANNVQSVLGIQSIDTGILGAVIAGVIVWLLHERFHKVRLPDALAFFGGTRFVPIVTTVVMGLVGLTIPLIWPFFAKGITGLGWLINSAGSFAPMIFGTGERLLLPFGLQHILVALIRFTEAGGTLDVCGQSVSGALTIFQAQLNCPTSHGFAESATRFLSQGKMPAFLGGLPGAALAMYHCARPENRHKIKGLLISGVIACVVGGTTEPLEFLFLFVAPALYLIHALLTGLGFTLMALLGVTIGNTDGNIIDFVVFGVLHGLSTKWYWVPVVAGVWFAVYYAIFRFAIARFNIKTPGREAESPTAGVATPGVTGKSGYDVPAILKALGGAENITSLDNCITRLRLTVKEMSLVDSAALKANRAIGVVQLNQHNLQVVIGPQVQSVKDEMDSLMHSVQA is encoded by the coding sequence ATGACGGCGAATACGGTACAAAAAATCACGCTGTGGGGGTTTATGCAGCAGCTCGGCAAAACGTTTATGTTGCCGGTGGCGCTACTGTCGTTTTGCGGCATTCTGATGGGCATCGGCAGTTCGCTTAGCAGCCATGACGTTATTACGCTGATGCCGTTTCTCGGTAACGGCGTGTTGCAGCTCATTTTCATCTGGATGAGCAAAATGGGCTCGTTCGCGTTCAGTTTCCTGCCGGTGATGTTCTGTATCGCCATTCCGCTGGGGCTGGCGCGTGAGAATAAAGGCGTGGCGGCATTTGCCGGGTTTGTCGGTTATGCGGTCATGAACCTCGCGGTCAATTTCTGGCTGACCGCCAAAGGCATTTTACCGACTCAGGACGCCGCGCTTTTGAAAGCCAACAACGTGCAGTCGGTACTCGGCATTCAGTCTATCGACACCGGCATTCTGGGTGCGGTGATCGCGGGCGTCATCGTCTGGCTGCTGCATGAGCGTTTTCACAAGGTGCGCCTGCCGGACGCGCTGGCGTTCTTTGGCGGCACGCGCTTTGTGCCGATTGTCACCACCGTGGTGATGGGGCTGGTCGGGCTGACGATCCCGCTGATCTGGCCGTTTTTCGCCAAAGGCATTACCGGGCTGGGCTGGCTTATCAACAGCGCCGGGAGCTTTGCGCCGATGATTTTCGGCACCGGCGAGCGCCTGCTGCTGCCGTTCGGTTTGCAGCATATTCTGGTGGCGCTTATTCGCTTTACGGAGGCTGGCGGCACGCTGGATGTCTGCGGGCAGAGCGTTTCTGGCGCGTTGACTATCTTCCAGGCGCAGCTCAACTGCCCGACCTCGCATGGCTTTGCCGAAAGCGCGACGCGCTTCCTCTCGCAGGGCAAAATGCCGGCATTCCTGGGCGGCCTGCCAGGAGCGGCGCTGGCGATGTACCACTGCGCGCGCCCGGAGAACCGGCATAAAATTAAAGGGCTGTTAATTTCCGGCGTGATCGCCTGCGTGGTGGGCGGCACCACGGAACCGCTGGAATTCCTGTTCCTGTTTGTGGCGCCTGCGCTCTATCTCATCCACGCGCTGCTGACCGGGCTGGGTTTTACGCTGATGGCGCTGCTCGGGGTGACTATCGGCAACACCGACGGCAATATTATCGACTTCGTGGTGTTCGGCGTGCTGCACGGGCTGTCAACCAAATGGTACTGGGTGCCAGTGGTGGCGGGCGTCTGGTTCGCGGTCTATTACGCCATTTTCCGCTTCGCCATTGCCCGCTTTAACATTAAAACGCCGGGCCGCGAGGCTGAAAGCCCGACGGCAGGCGTCGCCACGCCAGGCGTGACGGGCAAATCGGGTTATGACGTGCCCGCTATCCTGAAAGCGCTGGGCGGCGCTGAAAATATCACGTCGCTGGATAACTGCATTACGCGTCTGCGCCTCACAGTGAAAGAGATGTCGCTTGTGGACAGCGCCGCGCTCAAAGCCAACCGCGCCATCGGCGTGGTACAGCTCAACCAGCACAATCTGCAGGTGGTGATAGGCCCGCAGGTGCAGTCGGTAAAAGATGAAATGGACAGCCTGATGCATTCGGTTCAGGCATGA
- a CDS encoding Mal regulon transcriptional regulator MalI: protein MTQAKRITINDVAQAAGVSVATVSLVLSGKGRISSATGQRVNDAIEQLGFVRNRQASALRGGPSGVIGLIVRDLTTPFYAELTAGLSEALEAQGRVLFLLQGGRDEAQMQRCLDTLLDQGVDGVVVAGGGGQGAAWQAQARGRGIPLLFASRASHHDEVDTVRPDNQQAARLVTEHLIRRGHQRIAWLGGASSSLTRAERLGGYCATLLQYGLPFHSEWIVECPAGQKPAAEAISELLRVNPTITAVLCHNSTVAMGAWFGLMRAGRQSGEAGYESYFENSVTLAAFADVPEERLDEVPLTWVTTPAREMGHCVAERILQRIQHGDEQTGSLILGPRLVAYR, encoded by the coding sequence ATGACACAGGCGAAAAGAATCACTATCAATGATGTCGCGCAGGCGGCGGGGGTCTCGGTTGCCACCGTGTCGCTGGTGCTGAGCGGCAAAGGACGCATCTCGAGCGCGACCGGGCAGCGGGTGAACGACGCCATTGAGCAGTTAGGGTTTGTGCGCAACCGGCAGGCGTCGGCGCTGCGCGGCGGGCCGAGCGGCGTCATCGGGCTGATTGTGCGCGATCTCACCACGCCGTTTTATGCCGAACTGACCGCCGGGCTCTCCGAAGCGCTGGAGGCGCAGGGAAGAGTGCTGTTTTTGCTGCAGGGCGGGCGCGACGAGGCGCAGATGCAGCGCTGTCTCGATACGCTGCTCGACCAGGGCGTGGACGGCGTTGTGGTGGCAGGCGGCGGCGGGCAGGGCGCGGCATGGCAGGCGCAGGCTCGCGGACGCGGCATTCCGCTGCTGTTCGCCTCGCGCGCCAGCCATCACGATGAAGTGGACACGGTACGGCCGGATAACCAACAGGCGGCGCGGTTGGTGACCGAGCATCTTATCCGGCGTGGCCATCAGCGCATCGCCTGGCTCGGCGGCGCGAGCTCATCGCTCACCCGCGCCGAACGGCTCGGCGGCTACTGCGCGACGCTGTTGCAATACGGGTTGCCATTTCACAGCGAATGGATAGTCGAGTGCCCGGCGGGGCAAAAACCGGCGGCGGAAGCCATTAGCGAACTGCTGCGCGTTAACCCAACCATCACCGCCGTGCTTTGCCATAACAGCACCGTCGCGATGGGCGCGTGGTTTGGCCTGATGCGCGCCGGGCGGCAGAGCGGCGAGGCGGGGTATGAGAGCTATTTTGAAAACAGCGTCACGCTGGCGGCGTTCGCTGACGTGCCGGAAGAGCGGCTTGATGAGGTTCCGCTGACGTGGGTAACGACGCCCGCGCGCGAAATGGGCCACTGTGTGGCGGAGCGTATCCTGCAGCGCATTCAGCACGGCGATGAACAGACGGGGAGCCTTATACTGGGCCCGCGGCTGGTGGCGTACCGTTAA
- a CDS encoding YdgA family protein: MKKSLVAVGVIVALGVIWTGGAWYTGKQFEKHVGEMVAEANAQLKLSAPQAGLELGYQDYQRGLFSSHLQLVVKPAAGQQESLLKPGQSVVLDQVVSHGPFPLADLKKLNILPAMASVHTTLVNNDTTKALFAMAKGQSFADVQTRIGYGGATSSDIKLQALNYETPEEKVAFSGGDFQLDADKDGNDVSLKGEADSGLVNAVNEYGQRVQLTFNGLKADGNTKMTSFKERVGEQKLTLEKLAVAIEGQEMALLEGISLNGKSDVAKDGKSIDSQMDYVMKSLKVQNQDLGSGKMTLKIGNIDGQAWHQFSQQYNERSRALMAQPGIMDNPEQYQQQATEILVSSLPLLLKGNPVVTIAPLSWKNAKGESTFNLSLFLKDPSQTPVSAAQNTPEEQLDRVVKSLDSKLVIPVDMATEMMTQVAKLEGYQQADAEKLAGQQVKGLAAMGQMFRITTMQDNSIVTSLQYANGQVNLNGQKMPLADFIGMFGMAGLGAPEPEAMPEQGAPGAAPAPQAPALSVPQQ, translated from the coding sequence ATGAAAAAATCGCTGGTCGCCGTGGGCGTGATTGTCGCTCTCGGGGTTATCTGGACGGGTGGCGCGTGGTACACCGGTAAGCAGTTTGAGAAACATGTCGGCGAGATGGTGGCCGAGGCGAACGCGCAGCTTAAGCTCAGCGCGCCGCAGGCCGGGCTTGAGCTTGGCTACCAGGACTACCAGCGCGGCCTGTTCAGCAGCCATCTGCAACTGGTGGTGAAGCCCGCGGCGGGCCAGCAGGAATCGCTGCTGAAGCCGGGTCAGAGCGTCGTTCTGGATCAGGTGGTGAGCCACGGCCCGTTCCCGTTAGCCGATCTCAAAAAGCTGAATATCCTGCCGGCGATGGCGTCAGTGCACACCACGCTTGTAAATAACGACACCACCAAAGCGCTGTTTGCGATGGCGAAAGGTCAATCCTTCGCGGACGTACAAACCCGCATCGGCTACGGCGGCGCAACCTCCAGCGACATCAAGCTGCAGGCGCTGAACTACGAGACCCCAGAAGAAAAAGTGGCGTTCAGCGGCGGCGACTTCCAGCTTGACGCCGATAAAGACGGCAACGACGTGAGCCTGAAAGGCGAAGCGGACAGCGGTCTGGTTAACGCCGTTAACGAATATGGCCAGCGCGTGCAGCTGACCTTCAACGGCCTGAAGGCCGACGGCAACACGAAAATGACCAGCTTTAAAGAGCGCGTCGGCGAGCAGAAGCTGACCCTTGAAAAACTGGCGGTCGCGATTGAAGGCCAGGAGATGGCGCTGCTTGAGGGCATCAGCCTGAACGGCAAATCTGACGTGGCGAAAGATGGCAAGAGCATCGACAGCCAGATGGATTACGTCATGAAAAGCCTGAAGGTGCAGAATCAGGATCTCGGCAGCGGCAAGATGACGCTGAAAATCGGCAACATCGACGGCCAGGCGTGGCACCAGTTCAGCCAGCAGTATAACGAGCGCAGCCGCGCGCTGATGGCGCAGCCGGGCATTATGGACAATCCAGAGCAATACCAGCAGCAGGCGACCGAGATCCTCGTCTCTTCCCTGCCGCTGCTGCTGAAAGGCAACCCGGTCGTTACCATCGCGCCGCTGAGCTGGAAAAACGCTAAAGGCGAAAGCACCTTTAACCTGTCGCTGTTCCTGAAAGATCCGAGCCAGACACCGGTGAGTGCCGCGCAAAACACCCCGGAAGAGCAACTGGATCGCGTCGTGAAAAGTCTCGACAGCAAACTGGTTATTCCGGTGGATATGGCGACCGAGATGATGACCCAGGTGGCGAAACTGGAAGGCTACCAGCAGGCAGACGCCGAGAAACTGGCGGGCCAGCAGGTGAAAGGCCTGGCGGCGATGGGCCAGATGTTCCGTATCACCACCATGCAGGACAACAGCATCGTGACCAGCCTGCAGTACGCAAACGGTCAGGTGAACCTGAACGGGCAGAAAATGCCGCTGGCAGACTTTATCGGCATGTTCGGTATGGCCGGTCTTGGCGCGCCAGAGCCGGAGGCGATGCCAGAGCAAGGCGCGCCGGGTGCGGCGCCTGCGCCGCAAGCCCCTGCGCTCTCTGTCCCGCAGCAGTAA